The genomic interval GGGCAGTGGATGGGCGGCGCGAGCGCGGCCCTGGCCACGTCCGTGCTGGTGACTTTCGAAAACGGCCAGCGTGCCTCGTTCGACCTGGCGGAGCGCCTGAACGCCGATGCCCGCGGCGCAGTGAACCTGGAAAGCGTGGAGGTGGCCGCCCGCGGTGAGGCTCAGGTGCTCGTGGGTGTGCTGCTGGGCGGCGCGGCGGCCGGAACCGGCGGCGTGTCGGGCGGCGCAGGCGGCAGTGTCGGCGTTGGCGTGGGCAGCAGTATCGGTGTCGGCGTTGGTGCAGGCAGTGACGCAGGCGGCACGGCCGGTGGTTCGGGCGGCGTCAGCGTCGGCGTTGGTGTCGGCGTGGGCGGCGGCATCAGCATCGGGGTGGGCGGCGGCCGCTAAAGTCCCCGAGGCACAGAGAGAGGCCCCCCCGGTTCGGGGGGGCCTCTCTCTGTGCCTGGAGCGGGCCTTTGCGTTTAGCGTTTGCTGCTGTGGTCGCCTTCCTGAAACTCCTCGATCATCTTTTCAATGAATGCGGGAATGTCGTCGGGTTTGCGGCTGGTGATCACGCCGCGGTCCACCACGACCGGCTGGTCCACCCAGTCGGCCCCGGCCAGGGTGAGTTCGTGCTTCAGGCTGGGCCAGCTGGTCATGCGCAGGCCCTGCGCGATGCCCGTCTCGCTGAGACTCCACGGGCCGTGGCAGATGGCGGCAATGGGGTGACCGTGGTCGTAGAAGGCCCGCACGAACTGCATGGCGTATGCGTCCAGGCGGAGCTTGTCGGGGTTCACGGTTCCGCCGGGCAGCATCAGACCGTCGTAGTCACTGGGGTTGGCCTGCGTCACGGTGTGATCGACGTCGTATCTGTCTTTGGGGGTCAGGTCGCCCTCCATGCTCTGAATCTGGCCGCTTTTCAGGCTGATGAGGTGGGTGGTGGCGCCCGCCGCCTCGAGCGCCTGACGGGGTTTGAGAAGTTCAACCTCTTCCACGCCGTCGGCCGCGAGAATGGCGATGGTTTTGCCCTGCAGCGTCTGTTCCATGAGGTTCAGCCTGCCGGGTGTGGGCGCCGCGGGCGTGATGGTCGGCTGAAGGCGGTTTTATAGGGAGTTGAGGGGAAGTCCATATGGTGCGGGGGCCTACGCTTGGCCGGACGGACCTGTGGTGGGGTGAGGGCATGACAGTCACCGATGACTTTATGGCGGCGTTGCAGGCAGCGGAAGCTTCAGGGGACGTGTCGGGCCTGGTGGCCCTGCATGCGCCGGAGGTGACGCTGCGCAACCTGACGGAGCGCACCTGGAAGGGGCAGGACGGCGCGCAGGACTTCTGGGAGACGTACCTGGCGAATTTCGAGGAGATCCGCAGTGAGTTCACGCGCTCACAGGAGGACGGCGGCCTGGGTGTGATGGAGTGGACGGCGACCGGCCGCGTGAAGGGCGGGCGGGAGATCAAGTACCGGGGGGTCAGCCTGATTGACGTGCAGGACGGCCAGGTCACGGCCTTCCGCACCTACTACGACACGGCCGCGTTCGTGGTCCCGGCCGCCGCCGAGTAGGACCTGCGTGTGCGCCCGCCAGCATGATCCTGGCGGGCGCATCTGCGCGGTGGCGTCAGCGGCTGGTGCCGGGCGTGTTCACTTCGAGCGCAGTGAGCGTCTCGGTGACACGGAAGGTGTGGGGCGCGCCGGCCGGCACGAGGTAGGAGTCGCCGGGCTGCAGGCTGATGGTCTGTCCGCCGATCAGCAGGTCCACCCGGCCCTCAATGACGTACCCCAGCGTTTCGTACTCGTGGTTGCTTTCGGGCTTGTTGGGGTTGGGTTCCTCGCGGTGCCACAGGCGCATGCTGCTGCGTTCGCCCTTCACGAGGTGGTGTTCACCGTCGGGGCCGTGGGTGGTGTCACGCTGGCTGACTTTGTAGGTCGTCATGAAATTCAGGGTGACCCGCCGTGCATCCGGGGAGATGAGGGGGGGCTTCAGGGGGGTTGCGGTTGGTCACGCCGGAAGGAAATGCGGCCTGCACGCACTCGGGGATTCCATCAGGTTTTTTTACTGTCCCAGACGCATTTCAGACCGTCTAGGCGCGGGGTCGGCCGTGGAGTACACTTGAGCTCTGCCGGGTCCGGTACCTGCGACAGAGAGGGGGTGAGGCCGTGGGAACGAAAGAAGACGTTCGTTCACGCTTGAATATTGCGGAGGTGGTGGGCGAGTACGTGCGCCTCACCCCCGCCGGAAAAGGGCGCATGAAGGGCCTGTGCCCGTTCCACAAGGAGAAGAGCCCCAGTTTCCAGGTGGATACGGATCAGGGCTACTTCTACTGTTTCGGCTGCAAAGCCGGGGGGGACGTGTTCAGTTTCGTGCAGCGTACCGAGAGCCTGAGTTTCGGCGACGCGCTGCGCAAAC from Deinococcus taeanensis carries:
- a CDS encoding type 1 glutamine amidotransferase domain-containing protein is translated as MEQTLQGKTIAILAADGVEEVELLKPRQALEAAGATTHLISLKSGQIQSMEGDLTPKDRYDVDHTVTQANPSDYDGLMLPGGTVNPDKLRLDAYAMQFVRAFYDHGHPIAAICHGPWSLSETGIAQGLRMTSWPSLKHELTLAGADWVDQPVVVDRGVITSRKPDDIPAFIEKMIEEFQEGDHSSKR
- a CDS encoding nuclear transport factor 2 family protein; amino-acid sequence: MTVTDDFMAALQAAEASGDVSGLVALHAPEVTLRNLTERTWKGQDGAQDFWETYLANFEEIRSEFTRSQEDGGLGVMEWTATGRVKGGREIKYRGVSLIDVQDGQVTAFRTYYDTAAFVVPAAAE
- a CDS encoding cupin domain-containing protein, which translates into the protein MTTYKVSQRDTTHGPDGEHHLVKGERSSMRLWHREEPNPNKPESNHEYETLGYVIEGRVDLLIGGQTISLQPGDSYLVPAGAPHTFRVTETLTALEVNTPGTSR